The following are encoded in a window of Carya illinoinensis cultivar Pawnee chromosome 15, C.illinoinensisPawnee_v1, whole genome shotgun sequence genomic DNA:
- the LOC122296185 gene encoding chloroplast processing peptidase-like — MSFLRPSALHQFLITSPSLRWMPCQSWGFLRWPGLDGFRRLLVVVLLWSTFSEIRHIPSSSMYPTLRVGDRIIVEKATYYIRSPAIHDIVTFRDPTQHSGEEQGVFIKRIVAKAGDLVQVNHGWLYVNGIAQREDFISGRPTYKSNLTCVPQGHVYVLGDNRNNSYDSHVWGPLPMKNILGRYVMCCYRLSNN; from the exons ATGAGTTTCTTGAGGCCCTCTGCATTGCACCAGTTCCTTATCACCTCCCCTTCGCTCCGGTGGATGCCCTGCCAGAGTTGGGGGTTTCTCCGGTGGCCGGGGCTTGATGGGTTCCGGAGGCTTTTGGTGGTGGTGCTTTTATGGTCCACGTTTTCGGAGATTCGCCACATACCCTCCTCTTCTATGTACCCAACTCTCCGTGTTGGTGACAGGATCATTGTTGAAAAg GCCACATATTACATTCGAAGTCCTGCTATACACGACATTGTGACATTCCGAGATCCAACACAG CATTCTGGAGAAGAGCAAGGTGTTTTCATAAAGAGAATTGTTGCAAAAGCAGGAGACTTGGTTCAG GTCAATCATGGGTGGCTCTATGTCAATGGAATTGCTCAAAGGGAAGATTTTATTTCAGGGCGCCCAAcatacaaatcaaatttaaca TGTGTGCCTCAAGGTCATGTCTATGTGTTGGGTGACAACCGGAACAACAGTTATGACTCTCATGTTTG GGGCCCCCTTCCCATGAAAAACATTCTTGGAAGATATGTTATGTGTTGTTACAGACTTTCAAACAATTGA
- the LOC122296292 gene encoding uncharacterized protein LOC122296292, giving the protein MNPKVLSLICFLLVFLSILLASSAVHVTSTSTASSIIFTTLGRSDYAFDIYSLPALDPPSISDEFRITDGESVNFNGHFPSSSSSILSLLAREGDIETRVRKDPSSLQLIYVTERNGTSNIYYDKVYHGAHLSSRSRAALEVRDRVQIPLLRSAEGENRISMKDRPGLTGDGLLVYVSTHEDPGKPRSSWAAVYSTDLMTGLTRRLTPNGVADFSPAVSPSGFWTAVASYGEKGWTGDVEELKTDIYVFLTRDGTRRIRVVEHGGWPCWVDDSTLYFHRRGDDEWWSIYRATLPSEGPISTESVVVERVTPPGLHAFTPATSTGNKNFIAVATRRPSSSFRHIELLDLIKNEFKELTRHVSPQTHHFNPFISPDSTRIGYHKCRGLGNGRASTQLLLENVRSPVPELSLFRIDGSFPSFSPSGDRIAYVDFPGVYVVNRDGSNRRQVFPEMAFTTVWNPVGKGVVYTSTGPTFASESTEVDIISINVDEGPQTSFKKLTNDGKNNAFPSPSPDGKWIVFRSGRTGHKNLYIMDAVEGDRGAIHRLTEGPWSDTMCSWSPDGDWIAFASDRENPGSGSFELYLIHPNGTGLKKLFQSGSGGRANHPIFSPDGKSIAFTSDYAAVSAEPISNAHHYQPYGEIFRMKLDGSDLKRLTHNSFEDGTPSWGPKYMEPADVEWLKGGTGCAFEDCHWLNEMPTQGARAAHLVSTNRQCGAPP; this is encoded by the coding sequence ATGAACCCCAAAGTTCTTTCCCTGATATGCTTCTTGCTCGTATTTCTGTCCATTCTTTTAGCTTCATCGGCGGTCCATGTCACCTCGACTTCGACCGCTTCCAGCATCATCTTCACTACGCTTGGTAGATCGGACTATGCCTTCGACATCTACTCCCTTCCGGCGCTGGACCCCCCTTCAATCTCTGACGAATTCAGAATTACCGACGGCGAATCTGTTAATTTCAACGGCCACTTCCCTTCTTCCTCATCCTCCATCCTCTCTTTATTGGCCAGAGAAGGTGATATTGAAACCAGGGTGCGGAAGGACCCATCTTCCCTCCAGCTTATCTACGTGACGGAACGGAACGGGACCTCGAATATCTACTACGATAAGGTTTATCATGGTGCTCATCTAAGCAGCAGGTCAAGGGCCGCCCTTGAAGTCCGCGATCGGGTTCAGATTCCACTGTTGCGTTCTGCAGAGGGGGAGAATCGGATTTCGATGAAGGATAGACCGGGTTTGACTGGGGATGGCTTGTTGGTGTACGTGTCGACTCACGAGGACCCTGGCAAGCCAAGGTCGAGTTGGGCTGCGGTGTACTCAACGGATTTGATGACGGGTTTGACTCGGAGGCTAACTCCTAATGGTGTGGCTGATTTTAGCCCGGCTGTGTCGCCGTCTGGGTTTTGGACTGCGGTTGCATCGTACGGTGAAAAGGGTTGGACCGGTGATGTCGAGGAGCTTAAAACGGACATCTATGTTTTCTTGACCCGTGACGGGACTCGGCGAATTAGGGTCGTTGAGCACGGCGGATGGCCGTGCTGGGTGGACGATTCGACTCTATACTTTCATAGGAGAGGTGATGATGAGTGGTGGAGTATTTACAGAGCGACTTTACCGAGTGAGGGACCGATATCTACTGAGTCAGTGGTTGTTGAGCGAGTCACTCCACCTGGACTCCACGCGTTCACACCAGCTACCTCAACAGGGAACAAGAACTTCATTGCTGTGGCCACGAGGAGACCCAGCTCGAGTTTTCGTCACATAGAGCTTCTCGACCTGATTAAGAACGAGTTCAAGGAGCTGACTCGTCATGTCTCGCCCCAGACTCACCACTTCAACCCCTTCATCTCGCCGGACTCGACTCGGATCGGGTACCACAAGTGCAGAGGCTTAGGAAACGGAAGAGCAAGCACCCAACTGTTGCTCGAGAACGTCCGGAGTCCCGTACCCGAGCTCTCCCTCTTCAGAATCGACGGTTCGTTTCCTTCTTTCTCACCCAGCGGTGATCGCATAGCGTACGTTGATTTCCCAGGCGTCTATGTCGTGAACCGGGACGGTTCCAACCGGCGTCAGGTTTTTCCCGAAATGGCATTCACGACTGTCTGGAACCCGGTCGGGAAAGGGGTTGTGTACACTAGCACGGGGCCCACTTTTGCTTCGGAGAGCACCGAGGTCGATATCATCTCCATCAACGTCGACGAGGGTCCCCAAACAAGTTTCAAAAAGTTGACCAACGACGGCAAAAACAACGCCTTTCCGTCACCTTCCCCCGACGGCAAATGGATTGTGTTCCGTTCGGGTCGTACGGGTCACAAGAACCTCTACATTATGGACGCCGTGGAAGGAGATCGAGGCGCGATCCACAGGCTGACGGAGGGTCCCTGGAGCGACACGATGTGTAGTTGGTCACCGGACGGCGACTGGATCGCGTTCGCATCGGACCGAGAGAATCCGGGTAGTGGGAGCTTCGAATTGTACCTGATCCACCCGAATGGAACCGGACTGAAGAAGCTGTTTCAGAGCGGGTCTGGCGGTAGAGCGAACCACCCGATCTTTAGTCCAGACGGGAAAAGCATAGCGTTTACTTCAGATTACGCAGCCGTTTCAGCCGAGCCAATCTCAAACGCACATCACTATCAACCGTACGGTGAGATCTTCAGGATGAAATTGGACGGCTCAGATCTGAAGAGATTGACACATAATTCGTTCGAGGATGGGACCCCTTCGTGGGGTCCAAAGTATATGGAGCCTGCTGACGTGGAATGGCTGAAAGGTGGGACAGGGTGCGCCTTTGAGGACTGTCACTGGCTCAATGAGATGCCCACTCAAGGAGCCAGGGCTGCACACTTGGTCTCAACCAATCGTCAATGTGGTGCCCCCCCATAA
- the LOC122296184 gene encoding amino acid permease 3-like isoform X1 translates to MKTKMGENIAAKNQLSHHQVFDVSVDVHPQGGSKCFDDDGRLKRTGTVWTASAHIITAVIGSGVLSLAWAIGQLGWVAGPAVMLLFSFVTYYTSTLLSACYRSGGPHTGKRNYTYMDAVRSNLGGAKVKICGLVQYLNLFGVAIGYTIASSISMMAIKRSNCFHSSQGKDRCQINSNPYMIAFGVIEILFSQIPDFDQLWWLSIVAAVMSFTYSTIGLGLGVAKVAETGKFRGSLTGISIGTVTQTQKIWRSFQALGDIAFAYSYSMILIEIQDTVKSPPSESKTMKKATLLSVAVTTLFYMLCGCMGYAAFGDLAPGNLLTGFGFYNPYWLLDIANAAIVIHLVGAYQVYCQPLYAFIEKSVKERFPGSDFINKDIIIPIPGFRPYRLNLFRLVWRTIFVIITTLISMLLPFFNDVVGLLGALGFWPLTVYFPVEMYIVQKKIPKWSTKWLCLQILSVACLVITIAAAAGSIAGVVLDLKSYKPFATSY, encoded by the exons ATGAAG ACAAAGATGGGTGAGAACATTGCAGCAAAAAACCAGCTTTCCCACCACCAAGTTTTCGATGTCTCAGTCGACGTCCATCCACAAGGCGGCTCCAAGTGCTTTGACGACGATGGTCGTCTCAAGCGAACGG GGACGGTTTGGACTGCTAGTGCTCACATAATAACAGCTGTGATTGGGTCTGGGGTTTTGTCCTTGGCTTGGGCCATTGGCCAGCTGGGATGGGTTGCTGGCCCTGCAGTCatgttgttgttttcttttgtcaCTTACTACACTTCCACACTCCTCTCTGCATGTTATCGTTCTGGGGGCCCTCACACTGGCAAGAGAAACTATACCTACATGGATGCTGTGCGATCAAACCTTG gTGGAGCAAAGGTCAAGATATGTGGGCTAGTTCAGTACTTGAACCTCTTTGGAGTAGCCATTGGCTACACCATAGCATCATCCATAAGCATGAT GGCAATCAAAAGGTCTAATTGCTTCCACAGCAGTCAAGGCAAAGATCGATGCCAAATCAACAGCAATCCTTATATGATTGCTTTTGGCGTCATTGAAATACTTTTCTCTCAAATTCCCGACTTCGATCAGTTGTGGTGGCTCTCCATTGTGGCAGCTGTGATGTCCTTCACTTATTCAACAATTGGTCTTGGCCTTGGTGTCGCCAAAGTTGCAG AAACTGGAAAGTTCAGGGGAAGTCTGACTGGAATAAGCATTGGCACTGTGACTCAAACACAAAAGATATGGAGGAGCTTCCAAGCACTGGGGGACATAGCTTTTGCGTACTCTTACTCCATGATCCTTATTGAAATTCAG GACACAGTTAAATCCCCACCTTCAGAGTCCAAGACAATGAAGAAGGCCACTCTACTTAGTGTTGCAGTCACGACCCTTTTCTACATGCTCTGTGGCTGCATGGGTTATGCTGCTTTTGGGGACCTCGCCCCCGGAAACCTCCTCACCGGTTTCGGTTTCTATAACCCATATTGGCTTCTGGACATAGCAAATGCTGCCATAGTAATCCACCTTGTTGGTGCATACCAAGTTTATTGCCAACCCCTTTACGCATTCATTGAGAAAAGCGTAAAAGAAAGATTCCCGGGTAGTGATTTTATCAACAAAGACATCATAATCCCGATCCCTGGTTTCCGTCCCTACAGACTCAACCTCTTCCGGTTGGTTTGGAGGACAATTTTTGTGATCATAACCACTCTGATATCAATGCTTCTACCCTTCTTTAATGACGTGGTAGGACTTCTTGGGGCTCTGGGTTTTTGGCCTCTCACAGTTTACTTCCCTGTGGAGATGTATATAGTGCAAAAGAAGATACCCAAGTGGAGCACAAAATGGCTCTGCCTTCAAATCCTGAGTGTTGCTTGCCTCGTCATCACCATAGCCGCAGCTGCTGGCTCAATTGCGGGGGTTGTTCTTGATCTCAAGTCTTATAAGCCCTTCGCCACCAGCTACTAG
- the LOC122296184 gene encoding amino acid permease 3-like isoform X2, with product MGENIAAKNQLSHHQVFDVSVDVHPQGGSKCFDDDGRLKRTGTVWTASAHIITAVIGSGVLSLAWAIGQLGWVAGPAVMLLFSFVTYYTSTLLSACYRSGGPHTGKRNYTYMDAVRSNLGGAKVKICGLVQYLNLFGVAIGYTIASSISMMAIKRSNCFHSSQGKDRCQINSNPYMIAFGVIEILFSQIPDFDQLWWLSIVAAVMSFTYSTIGLGLGVAKVAETGKFRGSLTGISIGTVTQTQKIWRSFQALGDIAFAYSYSMILIEIQDTVKSPPSESKTMKKATLLSVAVTTLFYMLCGCMGYAAFGDLAPGNLLTGFGFYNPYWLLDIANAAIVIHLVGAYQVYCQPLYAFIEKSVKERFPGSDFINKDIIIPIPGFRPYRLNLFRLVWRTIFVIITTLISMLLPFFNDVVGLLGALGFWPLTVYFPVEMYIVQKKIPKWSTKWLCLQILSVACLVITIAAAAGSIAGVVLDLKSYKPFATSY from the exons ATGGGTGAGAACATTGCAGCAAAAAACCAGCTTTCCCACCACCAAGTTTTCGATGTCTCAGTCGACGTCCATCCACAAGGCGGCTCCAAGTGCTTTGACGACGATGGTCGTCTCAAGCGAACGG GGACGGTTTGGACTGCTAGTGCTCACATAATAACAGCTGTGATTGGGTCTGGGGTTTTGTCCTTGGCTTGGGCCATTGGCCAGCTGGGATGGGTTGCTGGCCCTGCAGTCatgttgttgttttcttttgtcaCTTACTACACTTCCACACTCCTCTCTGCATGTTATCGTTCTGGGGGCCCTCACACTGGCAAGAGAAACTATACCTACATGGATGCTGTGCGATCAAACCTTG gTGGAGCAAAGGTCAAGATATGTGGGCTAGTTCAGTACTTGAACCTCTTTGGAGTAGCCATTGGCTACACCATAGCATCATCCATAAGCATGAT GGCAATCAAAAGGTCTAATTGCTTCCACAGCAGTCAAGGCAAAGATCGATGCCAAATCAACAGCAATCCTTATATGATTGCTTTTGGCGTCATTGAAATACTTTTCTCTCAAATTCCCGACTTCGATCAGTTGTGGTGGCTCTCCATTGTGGCAGCTGTGATGTCCTTCACTTATTCAACAATTGGTCTTGGCCTTGGTGTCGCCAAAGTTGCAG AAACTGGAAAGTTCAGGGGAAGTCTGACTGGAATAAGCATTGGCACTGTGACTCAAACACAAAAGATATGGAGGAGCTTCCAAGCACTGGGGGACATAGCTTTTGCGTACTCTTACTCCATGATCCTTATTGAAATTCAG GACACAGTTAAATCCCCACCTTCAGAGTCCAAGACAATGAAGAAGGCCACTCTACTTAGTGTTGCAGTCACGACCCTTTTCTACATGCTCTGTGGCTGCATGGGTTATGCTGCTTTTGGGGACCTCGCCCCCGGAAACCTCCTCACCGGTTTCGGTTTCTATAACCCATATTGGCTTCTGGACATAGCAAATGCTGCCATAGTAATCCACCTTGTTGGTGCATACCAAGTTTATTGCCAACCCCTTTACGCATTCATTGAGAAAAGCGTAAAAGAAAGATTCCCGGGTAGTGATTTTATCAACAAAGACATCATAATCCCGATCCCTGGTTTCCGTCCCTACAGACTCAACCTCTTCCGGTTGGTTTGGAGGACAATTTTTGTGATCATAACCACTCTGATATCAATGCTTCTACCCTTCTTTAATGACGTGGTAGGACTTCTTGGGGCTCTGGGTTTTTGGCCTCTCACAGTTTACTTCCCTGTGGAGATGTATATAGTGCAAAAGAAGATACCCAAGTGGAGCACAAAATGGCTCTGCCTTCAAATCCTGAGTGTTGCTTGCCTCGTCATCACCATAGCCGCAGCTGCTGGCTCAATTGCGGGGGTTGTTCTTGATCTCAAGTCTTATAAGCCCTTCGCCACCAGCTACTAG